From Calothrix sp. PCC 6303, a single genomic window includes:
- a CDS encoding acylase, with protein sequence MFISSSQLITIIRILPDFNKLNIIRVFKKNQNRILPFTLSVLLALILGCQTLGSPAIRSTEILWDTYGIPHIYAKDTASAFRAFGWAQMQSHGNLLLRLYGQARGRAAEYWGEKYIDSDRWVLTMGVPERARSWYQAQNSSFRSYLDAFAEGINTYVKENPQGIDDAVEIVLPVTGEDILAHLQRVLNFTFVVSPQQVAGISTPESKAGSNGWAIAPKLSESGNAMLLANPHLPWSDLYLWYEAQITAPGIDAYGASLVGVPVLAIAFNDNLGWTHTVNTHDGWDAYQLELAGDGYRFDGKVRPWETKTVSLKIKQKDGTLSEQPLVIKSSIHGPIVSEKNGEAIALRVVGLNQPGVLQQWWDMARSRNLAEFEKVLQRLQLPMFTVMYADGKGNIMHLFNGNVPVRQQGDFQYWQGIIPGNTSKTLWTKNHLYQDLPRVVNPPSGWLQNTNDPPWTTTFPSAIKADKYPAYIAPRFMDFRSQRSARMLDEDKKITLDEMIQYKHSTRMEFADRILDDLIPSAKKYGGELGQRAAIVLQKWDRQANAGSKGAVLFAAWAEELDFDNAFSKTWSEDSPRSTPDGLANPQDAVKLLETVARKLEKDYGKLDVPWGEVFRLKYGNMDLPGNGGDGNLGIFRVVDFVPSENGKYQPIGGDSYVAAIEFSRPVKAMALMSYGNSSQPGSRYTDKQLELFAQKKLRPVWRKRKEILAHLDQRKAF encoded by the coding sequence ATGTTTATTAGCTCTTCGCAGTTAATTACTATCATTCGTATTTTGCCTGATTTCAACAAACTCAACATAATCAGGGTTTTCAAAAAAAATCAAAATCGAATTTTACCATTTACACTCAGTGTGTTACTGGCATTAATTCTAGGATGCCAAACTCTAGGTTCTCCAGCAATAAGAAGTACGGAAATATTGTGGGATACCTATGGCATACCCCATATTTACGCCAAGGATACCGCAAGTGCCTTCCGTGCCTTTGGATGGGCACAAATGCAAAGTCATGGCAACTTACTTTTGCGTCTTTACGGACAGGCAAGAGGACGTGCTGCTGAATATTGGGGAGAGAAATATATAGATTCAGACCGTTGGGTATTGACAATGGGAGTACCGGAACGCGCTCGCTCTTGGTATCAGGCACAGAATTCATCTTTTCGCAGCTATTTGGATGCTTTTGCAGAAGGTATCAATACTTACGTTAAAGAAAATCCGCAAGGGATTGATGATGCTGTTGAAATTGTCTTACCAGTCACAGGAGAAGATATACTCGCTCATCTGCAAAGAGTACTCAATTTTACATTCGTAGTCAGTCCACAACAAGTTGCGGGTATCAGTACACCAGAGTCAAAAGCAGGTTCTAATGGATGGGCGATCGCACCAAAACTTTCAGAGTCTGGGAATGCTATGTTGTTGGCAAATCCCCACCTTCCTTGGTCAGATTTGTACTTGTGGTATGAAGCGCAAATTACTGCACCAGGAATAGATGCTTATGGTGCATCACTGGTGGGTGTACCAGTTTTAGCGATAGCTTTCAACGATAATTTGGGCTGGACTCATACCGTTAATACACACGATGGGTGGGATGCTTATCAACTAGAATTAGCTGGTGATGGCTATCGTTTTGATGGTAAAGTTCGTCCCTGGGAAACTAAAACTGTTTCTTTGAAGATAAAACAAAAGGATGGGACACTCAGTGAACAACCATTAGTAATCAAAAGTTCCATACATGGACCCATTGTCTCAGAGAAAAACGGCGAAGCGATCGCATTGCGTGTTGTAGGTCTTAACCAACCAGGGGTGTTACAGCAATGGTGGGATATGGCGCGATCGCGCAATTTGGCAGAGTTTGAAAAAGTACTTCAACGCTTGCAGTTGCCAATGTTTACAGTTATGTATGCTGATGGAAAAGGGAATATTATGCACCTGTTTAACGGAAATGTTCCAGTGCGTCAGCAAGGGGATTTTCAGTATTGGCAAGGTATCATTCCTGGAAATACATCTAAAACCCTATGGACTAAAAATCACCTTTATCAAGATTTACCGCGTGTGGTTAACCCTCCTAGTGGTTGGTTACAAAATACCAATGACCCACCTTGGACTACGACTTTCCCATCAGCGATCAAAGCAGATAAATATCCGGCTTACATAGCACCACGTTTTATGGATTTTCGATCCCAACGTTCCGCACGAATGCTAGATGAAGATAAAAAAATTACTCTGGATGAGATGATCCAATATAAACATTCAACTAGGATGGAATTTGCTGACCGGATTCTAGATGATTTAATTCCATCCGCCAAAAAGTATGGTGGTGAATTGGGACAAAGAGCAGCTATTGTCTTACAAAAATGGGATAGACAAGCGAATGCAGGCAGCAAAGGAGCGGTATTATTTGCTGCTTGGGCAGAAGAATTGGACTTTGATAATGCTTTTAGTAAAACTTGGAGTGAAGATTCACCTCGCAGTACACCCGATGGGTTAGCCAATCCTCAAGATGCAGTGAAATTACTGGAAACAGTTGCAAGAAAACTAGAGAAAGACTATGGCAAATTAGATGTTCCTTGGGGAGAGGTTTTCCGCTTGAAATATGGGAACATGGATTTACCAGGGAATGGTGGGGACGGTAATTTAGGAATTTTCCGCGTTGTTGATTTTGTTCCTTCTGAAAATGGTAAATATCAGCCCATAGGAGGCGATTCTTATGTTGCTGCCATTGAGTTTTCTCGCCCAGTTAAAGCAATGGCACTGATGAGTTATGGTAATTCTTCTCAACCTGGCTCTCGGTATACTGATAAACAGTTAGAATTGTTTGCTCAGAAAAAGTTGCGTCCTGTTTGGCGCAAACGAAAAGAAATTTTAGCGCATCTAGATCAGCGTAAAGCTTTTTAA
- a CDS encoding transposase, with the protein MLDPSLMLAIDVFSCEDGHAQERSLLPQVLATVESDDVWIADRNFCTLKFLSGIVANQGYFIIREHKCLPWHNADEFRPIGSVEGEEVFEQSIIINDDAGYLCGVRRIKVVLESATRDGDSEIFILTNLPLKVATALVIAQIYRQRWTIETLFQILTDIFNCEIKTLGYPKAAFFAFCVALVSYNILSVVLAALRSIYGINKVSQEV; encoded by the coding sequence GTGCTAGACCCCTCTTTGATGCTAGCTATTGATGTTTTTTCTTGTGAGGATGGTCATGCTCAAGAACGTTCTTTACTACCTCAAGTTTTAGCTACAGTCGAATCTGATGATGTGTGGATAGCTGACCGAAATTTCTGCACCTTAAAATTCTTGAGTGGAATTGTAGCTAATCAGGGATATTTCATTATCAGAGAACATAAATGTTTACCTTGGCATAATGCTGATGAGTTTCGACCTATTGGCTCAGTCGAAGGAGAAGAAGTTTTTGAACAATCTATTATTATTAATGATGATGCGGGATATCTTTGTGGAGTACGTCGTATCAAGGTTGTTTTAGAGTCAGCTACTCGTGATGGTGATTCAGAAATATTTATTCTGACTAATCTTCCTCTGAAAGTCGCTACTGCTTTAGTTATTGCTCAAATCTACCGTCAACGTTGGACGATCGAAACCTTATTTCAGATATTAACTGATATCTTCAATTGTGAAATTAAGACTCTTGGTTATCCGAAAGCTGCTTTCTTCGCTTTCTGTGTTGCCTTAGTTTCCTACAATATCCTTTCTGTTGTCCTAGCTGCTTTGAGAAGTATTTACGGTATTAATAAAGTCTCTCAAGAGGTTTAG